A single Lactuca sativa cultivar Salinas chromosome 8, Lsat_Salinas_v11, whole genome shotgun sequence DNA region contains:
- the LOC111888013 gene encoding uncharacterized protein LOC111888013: protein MARVHPGNLSSRVPDHETIFDHVAEQTRNQEFEKRTWDTATSRGGGRSRGRGGGRSEARCCFGCGEPGHIIRDCPTTGSFPRSNGRRGGFQGLGNDPSSSDVMESTSGTTKFRLKPLNTSTEAIRNSEPVKPFVDELLAKIKDKEHELKLRDEELDGLYLKLNKANTELSSVQTKNEEMIVNMNKLKDDLEKCRNELSSARKKEAEISRMYLVMKNKFEELEEANETADAEMKQMKVETEQWRKAAKAIASVLDGGEVLSSKTQELESLVLYYSNRASKRMSLGKMRKAVDDCRIAARLDPSYLKVCLTAGNCHLELGELDDAIKNYKKCLESRAVCLDRRLTIEASEGLHKAEKVVSYIKQSAELLQQKTCESATNALEIIMEALSISCYSEKLLEMTAEAHFLLQNYEKVIQMCEKTLPMSENNCANNINISNEGQKRQLKLWRWRMMARSYFRMGNFDMALVTLEKYEQLAPHETKTEDSSSFSVATVSELLRCKSAGNEAYKGGRHKEAVKHYSNALQMSIESRSFAAICLCNRAAAHQALGEVVDAIADCNLAIALDENYLKAISRRANLHEKIRDYEHAALDLQRLITLLEKNSEDKSEDLKVARRRLSSMNIHLKKGMTLDLYLILGLKGSESSAEIKKAYHKSALRHHPDKAGKFLTRCESGADGDVWKQIFETIHKDADKLFKIIGEAYAVLSDANKRFKYNLEDAMKDDFPW from the exons ATGGCTAGAGTACATCCGGGGAATCTGAGTTCCCGAGTGCCCGATCATGAAACAATTTTTGATCACGTTGCTGAGCAGACTCGTAATCAAGAGTTTGAGAAAAGAACATGGGATACAGCAACCTCTCGTGGCGGTGGTCGTAGTCGTGGTCGTGGTGGTGGACGAAGTGAGGCCAGGTGTTGTTTTGGGTGCGGCGAACCTGGTCACATTATTCGCGACTGTCCGACGACTGGCTCTTTTCCTCGGAGTAATGGACGtag GGGAGGATTCCAAGGTTTAGGTAATGATCCATCGAGCTCTGATGTCATGGAATCCACTTCTGGGACGACCAAGTTTAGATTAAAACCACTGAACACATCAACTGAAGCTATAAGAAATTCAGAACCAGTGAAGCCCTTTGTTGATGAATTACTAGCAAAGATTAAAGATAAAGAACATGAGCTGAAATTGCGTGATGAAGAACTTGATGGTCTGTACCTTAAGCTGAACAAAGCTAATACGGAATTAAGCTCTGTTCAAACCAAGAATGAGGAAATGATTGTAAACATGAACAAGCTTAAAGACGATTTAGAAAAATGCAGAAACGAATTATCATCTGCTAGAAAAAAAGAAGCAGAGATTTCCCGGATGTATTTAGTAATGAAGAACAAGTTTGAAGAGCTTGAAGAAGCAAATGAGACTGCAGATGCTGAAATGAAACAGATGAAGGTAGAAACAGAACAATGGAGGAAAGCAGCAAAAGCTATAGCTTCTGTTTTAGATGGAGGTGAAGTATTATCTTCCAAGACACAAGAACTTGAATCTCTTGTGTTGTATTATAGCAATCGTGCTTCTAAAAGAATGTCACTTGGAAAGATGAGGAAAGCTGTAGATGACTGCAGAATTGCAGCTCGATTAGATCCAAGCTATCTTAAGGTCTGCCTAACAGCTGGGAA CTGTCATCTGGAACTTGGAGAACTTGATGATGCAATTAAGAATTACAAAAAATGCTTGGAGTCTAGAGCGGTTTGCTTGGATCGAAGGCTTACTATTGAGGCATCTGAAGGCCTACATAAAGCTGAG AAAGTGGTTAGTTATATCAAGCAGTCTGCTGAGTTATTGCAACAGAAAACTTGTGAGTCAGCAACTAATGCTCTGGAGATCATTATGGAGGCCTTGTCAATAAGCTGCTATTCAGAGAAGCTTCTTGAAATGACAGCAGAAGCTCACTTTCTG CTGCAGAACTATGAAAAGGTGATTCAAATGTGTGAGAAAACACTTCCTATGTCCGAAAATAATTGTGCTAACAATATTAACATTTCAAATGAGGGGCAAAAACGACAATTGAAGCTTTGGAGATGGCGCATGATGGCTAGGTCCTACTTTCGTATGGGTAACTTTGACATGGCCCTTGTTACCCTTGAGAAATATGAGCAACTAGCCCCTCATGAAACCAa GACTGAGGATTCATCCTCTTTTTCAGTTGCCACTGTCTCTGAACTTCTTCGCTGCAAG AGTGCTGGAAATGAAGCTTATAAAGGTGGGAGACACAAAGAAGCAGTGAAGCATTATAGCAATGCTCTACAAATGAGTATCGAATCAAGATCTTTTGCTGCTATCTGCTTGTGCAATCGTGCTGCAGCACACCAAGCTTTGGGTGAAGTTGTTGATGCCATTGCTGATTGCAATCTTGCCATAGCTCTTGATGAGAATTACCTCAAG GCGATTTCTAGGAGGGCAAATCTGCATGAGAAGATAAGAGACTATGAACATGCAGCCCTTGATCTTCAGAGACTCATCACTCTTCTTGAAAAAAATAGTGAAGACAAGTCTGAAGATTTAAAAGTAGCTCGTCGACGTCTTTCTTCTATGAATATACATTTGAAGAAAGGAATGACTTTGGATCTTTACCTCATCTT GGGACTAAAAGGCTCAGAATCTAGTGCTGAAATTAAAAAAGCATATCATAAATCTGCACTCAGACATCATCCTgacaag gcAGGTAAGTTTTTAACCAGATGTGAGAGTGGAGCAGATGGTGATGTTTGGAAACAGATTTTTGAAACCATACACAAGGATGCAGATAAGCTTTTTAAGATAATTGGGGAGGCATATGCTGTTCTATCGGATGCCAACAAG AGATTTAAGTACAATCTTGAAGATGCAATGAAGGATGACTTCCCATGGTAA